One window of the Chanodichthys erythropterus isolate Z2021 chromosome 2, ASM2448905v1, whole genome shotgun sequence genome contains the following:
- the wdr26a gene encoding WD repeat-containing protein 26, producing the protein MQANGTGGQEPEPQMSCRNGESSSSVAGAVHSNGLLSSANNGLPSTESPAPDTSMKKKKRLSQSDEDVIRLIGQHLHGLGLNQTVDLLMQESGCRLEHPAATKFRNHVMEGEWEKAESDLNELKALMHSPSAVVRMKFLLLQQKYLEYLEDGKVLEALQVLRAELTPLKYNTERIHVLSGYLMCSNSDDLRAKAEWEGKGTASRSKLLDKLQTYLPPSVMLPPRRLQTLLRQAVELQRDRCLYHNTKLDSGLDNVSLLIDHVCSRKQFPCYTQQILTEHCNEVWFCKFSNDGTKLASGSKDTTVIIWQVDPETHQLKQLKTLEGHAYGVSYLAWSPDDTYLIACGPDDCSELWLWNVQTGELRTKMSQSHEDSLTSVAWNPDGKRFVTGGQRGQFYQCDLDGNLLDSWEGVRVQCLWCLNDGRTVLASDTHQRIRGYNFEDLTDRNIVQEDHPVMSFTVSKNGRLALLNVATQGVHLWDLQDRVLVRKYQGVTQGFYTIHSCFGGYNEDFIASGSEDHKVYIWHKRSELPIAELTGHTRTVNCVSWNPVLPGLMASASDDGTVRVWGPAPFLDSQETEGLTECYSMDS; encoded by the exons ATGCAGGCCAACGGGACGGGAGGACAGGAGCCGGAGCCGCAGATGTCCTGCAGGAACGGAGAGTCCTCGTCCTCCGTCGCGGGAGCGGTGCACTCCAACGGGCTGCTGTCCTCCGCTAATAACGGGCTGCCGTCCACTGAGAGCCCGGCGCCTGACACCAgcatgaagaagaagaagcgacTGTCTCAGAGCGACGAGGATGTGATCAGGCTCATAGGACAACATCTACACGGGCTGGGACTCAA tcaAACTGTGGACCTATTAATGCAGGAATCGGGCTGTAGGCTTGAGCATCCTGCTGCTACCAAGTTCCGGAATCATGTGATGGAGGGAGAGTGGGAAAAG GCTGAGAGTGACCTCAATGAGCTGAAAGCACTGATGCATTCACCGAGCGCTGTGGTG CGGATGAAGTTCCTGCTCCTGCAGCAGAAGTATTTGGAGTATCTGGAGGACGGGAAGGTTCTAGAAGCGCTGCAGGTTCTCAGAGCCGAGCTCACGCCCCTGAAGTACAACACTGAACGAATCCACGTCCTCAGCGG GTACCTGATGTGCAGTAATTCTGATGACCTGCGTGCTAAAGCGGAGTGGGAAGGGAAAGGGACGGCCTCACGATCCAAACTCCTCGACAAGCTTCAGA CATACCTGCCCCCGTCTGTGATGCTGCCGCCCCGCCGTCTGCAGACTCTGTTGCGTCAGGCAGTGGAGCTGCAGAGAGATCGCTGTCTCTACCACAACACCAAACTGGACAGTGGACTGGACAATGTGTCTCTGCTCATAGACCACGTGTGCAGCAG GAAACAGTTCCCCTGCTACACCCAGCAAATCTTAACAGAGCACTGCAATGAAGTCTGGTTCTGCAAATTCTCCAATGACGGCACCAAACTGGCCTCGGGGTCCAAAGACACAACAGTCATCATATGGCAGGTTGACCCC GAAACTCATCAGCTCAAGCAGCTGAAGACTTTGGAGGGTCATGCCTATGGGGTTTCCTATCTGGCCTGGAGCCCTGATGACACGTATCTGATAGCCTGCGGCCCAGATGACTGCTCAGAGCTCTGGCTGTGGAACGTTCAG ACAGGGGAACTGAGAACCAAAATGAGCCAGTCCCATGAGGACAGCCTGACCAGCGTGGCCTGGAATCCAGACGGCAAGCGTTTTGTTACCGGAGGTCAGAGAGGCCAGTTCTACCAGTGT GATCTGGATGGGAACTTGCTGGACTCCTGGGAGGGTGTTCGTGTGCAGTGCCTGTGGTGTTTGAATGACGGTCGAACAGTGCTGGCCTCTGATACACACCAGCGTATCCGTGGATACAACTTTGAAGATCTGACTGACAGGAACAT AGTTCAAGAGGACCACCCTGTAATGTCCTTCACCGTGTCAAAGAATGGAAGATTAGCTCTGTTAAATGTCGCAACTCAG GGAGTTCATCTGTGGGACTTGCAGGACCGGGTATTAGTCAGGAAGTACCAGGGTGTGACTCAGGGCTTCTACACCATCCACTCCTGTTTTGGCGGTTATAACGAAGACTTTATTGCGAGTGGCAGTGAAG ACCACAAAGTTTACATCTGGCACAAGCGCAGCGAGCTGCCCATAGCTGAGCTGACGGGTCACACACGCACCGTTAACTGCGTGAGCTGGAACCCGGTGCTGCCGGGCCTTATGGCCAGCGCCTCCGATGACGGCACCGTAAGGGTCTGGGGTCCCGCCCCCTTTCTGGACTCCCAGGAGACCGAGGGGCTAACTG AATGCTACAGCATGGACAGTTGA